In a single window of the Agrobacterium vitis genome:
- the cbiB gene encoding adenosylcobinamide-phosphate synthase CbiB produces MMEANQLILLLALVLDRVVGDPPWLWSRLPHPVVLFGKCIAAFDRLLNRPVLAGPLRKAGGVVAIVLLLLVSLSVGYGLHRLFAMLGFLGFLLEIVVTAVFLAQKSLLDHVKAVADGLLHGGLAGGRRAVSMIVGRDPDMLDEAGVARAALESLSENFADGVVAPALWYGLLGLPGLLAYKMLNTADSMIGHKSERYMQFGWASARLDDLANWPAARLAGLLIVCAAGIGEGMAAAKRCFTVMMADHGLHRSPNSGWPEAATAGALDVALAGPRIYAGDAVYEPMMNAAGQRAIGGADIRRGLLLIDGAWRIGVGILLLLALL; encoded by the coding sequence ATGATGGAGGCAAATCAGCTTATCCTGTTGTTGGCGCTGGTGCTTGACCGAGTGGTTGGCGACCCGCCCTGGCTATGGTCGCGCCTGCCGCATCCGGTGGTGCTGTTCGGCAAATGTATTGCCGCATTCGACCGGCTGCTGAACCGCCCTGTTCTGGCCGGTCCACTGCGCAAGGCAGGCGGCGTTGTGGCAATTGTGCTTCTGCTGCTGGTAAGCCTTAGCGTTGGATATGGACTGCATCGGCTGTTTGCGATGCTGGGATTTCTCGGGTTCCTGCTGGAAATTGTCGTCACGGCGGTGTTTTTGGCGCAGAAAAGTCTGCTGGACCATGTGAAGGCCGTTGCCGATGGCTTGCTGCATGGGGGGCTTGCCGGTGGTCGCCGGGCCGTGTCGATGATTGTCGGACGCGATCCCGATATGCTGGATGAGGCCGGTGTGGCGCGGGCCGCGCTGGAAAGCCTGTCAGAAAACTTTGCCGATGGCGTGGTGGCGCCCGCCCTCTGGTATGGCCTGCTCGGCCTGCCGGGTCTGCTTGCCTATAAAATGCTGAACACCGCCGATTCGATGATCGGCCATAAATCCGAGCGCTATATGCAGTTCGGCTGGGCCTCTGCCCGGCTGGACGATCTGGCCAATTGGCCTGCGGCCCGGCTGGCTGGCTTGTTGATCGTCTGTGCTGCCGGCATTGGCGAGGGCATGGCGGCGGCCAAAAGGTGCTTCACGGTGATGATGGCTGATCACGGCTTGCATCGCTCGCCCAATTCCGGCTGGCCGGAAGCAGCGACGGCGGGCGCTCTGGATGTGGCGCTGGCCGGACCGCGTATATATGCCGGAGACGCGGTCTATGAGCCAATGATGAATGCCGCGGGCCAACGCGCCATTGGTGGTGCGGATATCCGGCGCGGTCTTTTGCTGATCGACGGTGCCTGGCGCATCGGTGTTGGCATTTTGCTACTGCTGGCCCTGTTGTGA
- the mgtE gene encoding magnesium transporter produces the protein MSDIEEQLRPRHSRDDEKADIYDEDGSIRSDFRALVGAAIADRDVLFLRKEVAHLHESEMGDLIEAIQPDQRLALITLLGDDFDMTALTEVDDAIRLQIVDQMPNEQIAAAIGDLDSDDAVYILEDLDQEDRDEILAQLPFTERVRLRRALDYPESSAGRRMQSEFVAVPPFWAVGQTIDYMREEEGLPESFTQIFVIDPTFKLLGVVDLDRILRTKRQVKIETIMRETNHPIPAEMDQEEAAQLFEQYDLLSAAVVDEGGRLVGVLTIDDVVDVIQEEAEEDLMRLGGVGDEELSDSIPETSRSRVPWLLVNLLTAFLAASVISLFEATIEQIVALAVLMPIVAGMGGNAGSQTMTVTVRALATRNLDIHNAWRVVRREAGVGLLNGVIFGILIGVIAGFWFHDANIGGIIASAMLINMMAAAIAGILIPLLLDKIGADPAVSSAVFVTTVTDITGFFSFLGLASWWFAI, from the coding sequence ATGAGTGATATTGAAGAACAGCTACGCCCGCGTCATTCCCGTGACGATGAAAAGGCCGACATCTACGACGAGGATGGTTCGATCCGCAGCGATTTTCGCGCGCTGGTCGGTGCCGCGATCGCCGATCGCGATGTGCTGTTCCTGCGCAAGGAAGTCGCGCATCTGCACGAATCGGAAATGGGCGACCTGATCGAGGCGATCCAGCCGGATCAGCGATTGGCGCTGATTACCCTTCTGGGTGACGATTTCGACATGACGGCGCTGACCGAGGTGGATGATGCCATCCGCCTGCAGATCGTCGATCAGATGCCGAACGAGCAGATCGCCGCAGCCATCGGCGATCTCGATTCGGACGATGCCGTCTACATTCTCGAAGACCTTGACCAGGAAGACCGCGACGAAATCCTCGCCCAATTGCCGTTTACCGAGCGGGTGCGGTTGCGCCGCGCCCTGGATTACCCGGAAAGCTCCGCCGGACGGCGTATGCAGTCGGAATTCGTGGCCGTTCCACCCTTCTGGGCGGTGGGCCAGACCATCGACTATATGCGCGAAGAAGAAGGTCTGCCCGAGAGCTTCACTCAGATCTTCGTCATCGATCCCACCTTCAAGCTGCTGGGCGTGGTCGATCTCGACCGTATCCTGCGCACCAAGCGGCAGGTGAAGATCGAAACCATCATGCGCGAAACCAACCATCCGATCCCGGCCGAAATGGACCAGGAAGAGGCGGCGCAACTCTTCGAGCAATACGATCTTCTCTCCGCCGCCGTGGTTGATGAAGGCGGGCGGCTGGTGGGCGTGCTGACCATCGATGACGTGGTTGACGTGATCCAGGAAGAGGCCGAGGAAGACTTGATGCGCCTGGGCGGCGTCGGCGATGAAGAATTGTCGGACAGTATTCCAGAGACCTCCCGCTCGCGTGTGCCTTGGCTGCTGGTCAATCTGCTGACTGCTTTCCTGGCCGCCTCGGTGATCTCGCTGTTTGAGGCAACCATTGAGCAGATCGTCGCGCTGGCGGTGCTGATGCCGATCGTGGCGGGCATGGGCGGCAATGCCGGATCGCAGACCATGACCGTGACCGTTCGGGCGCTCGCCACCCGCAATCTCGACATTCACAATGCCTGGCGGGTGGTGCGACGCGAAGCGGGTGTCGGGTTGTTGAACGGAGTGATCTTCGGCATCTTGATAGGCGTCATTGCCGGGTTCTGGTTCCATGATGCCAATATCGGCGGCATCATTGCCTCGGCCATGCTGATCAACATGATGGCCGCCGCCATTGCCGGTATTCTCATTCCGTTATTGTTGGACAAGATCGGTGCCGACCCGGCGGTTTCCTCGGCGGTTTTCGTGACCACTGTCACCGATATTACCGGGTTCTTTTCGTTTCTGGGCCTCGCAAGCTGGTGGTTTGCGATCTAG
- a CDS encoding MerR family transcriptional regulator, producing MKKSYSITELTREFGVSTRTLRFYEDEGLIQPERKGRTRVYRGADRHLLKEILRARRIGFTVADIREIIHVYKQPPGEIGQLKLMMKRIDEKRDDLRQKRKDIDETLAELDQAEEACLTRLVEIGVGS from the coding sequence TTGAAAAAATCTTACAGCATCACCGAATTGACCCGCGAATTCGGCGTTTCGACCCGTACTCTTCGTTTCTACGAGGATGAGGGGTTGATCCAGCCGGAACGCAAGGGCCGTACCCGTGTCTACCGGGGTGCCGACCGCCATCTTCTCAAAGAAATTCTGCGCGCTCGTCGCATCGGCTTTACGGTAGCAGATATCCGCGAAATCATCCATGTCTATAAGCAGCCACCGGGCGAGATTGGCCAATTGAAGCTGATGATGAAGCGTATCGATGAAAAGCGTGACGATTTGCGCCAGAAGCGCAAGGATATCGACGAGACCCTGGCAGAACTGGATCAGGCCGAAGAGGCCTGCCTGACCCGTCTGGTGGAAATTGGTGTCGGTTCATAG
- a CDS encoding methyltransferase family protein, translating into MNAYRMKPLKYPWPPLLYVGACVIAFFLDAYVAPVSPFEDQEPVMWMTGAMIATGAIAIDFWAIKTLMSNYTPLSQHQRARRLVTEGPYRYSRNPIYLGYTLLMVAAGMILGNVWLVLAAPLTAMLTTMVAIRCEEMHLLVRFGVDFERYCQHTRRWL; encoded by the coding sequence ATGAACGCCTATCGCATGAAGCCGCTGAAATACCCATGGCCGCCGCTTCTTTATGTCGGCGCCTGTGTCATTGCTTTTTTTCTAGATGCCTATGTTGCCCCTGTCAGTCCTTTCGAGGACCAGGAGCCCGTCATGTGGATGACCGGCGCAATGATCGCCACCGGTGCAATCGCCATCGATTTCTGGGCCATCAAGACCCTGATGTCCAACTATACACCCCTTAGCCAGCACCAGCGCGCCCGGCGGCTGGTGACAGAGGGGCCTTACCGCTATTCCCGCAACCCGATCTATCTCGGCTATACGCTGCTGATGGTCGCGGCGGGAATGATCCTCGGCAATGTCTGGCTGGTCCTGGCAGCGCCCCTCACCGCCATGTTGACGACCATGGTCGCCATCCGCTGTGAGGAAATGCATCTATTGGTACGGTTCGGCGTCGATTTCGAACGCTACTGCCAGCACACACGCCGCTGGCTTTAA
- a CDS encoding DUF1624 domain-containing protein: MAFPTESPLPAKSTTRIGLLDAMRGLALLAMASYHFSWDLEFFGYLPPGTAETGVLKIYARCIASTFLFLVGIGLVLAHRNGIRWKSFGKRLAQIGASAFAISVATYLAMGAGWIFFGILHAIALMSLFGLAFIRLPVVVTLGAAIATLILPLYARSAVFDAPYFWWLGLSETIPRSNDYVPVFPWFAAVLLGIASARLALRFSLWQKLAAWPSGPKLLSLAGRHSLVFYLVHQPVLIALVYLATLVVAPPPPDRAAAYDRSCQQSCTAGNNDAGFCQRFCGCTLEKLQTGNILEPLQSGAIIAAQDERVLKLARECTIASQ, encoded by the coding sequence GTGGCTTTTCCAACCGAATCTCCCCTTCCTGCCAAATCCACCACCCGCATCGGACTGCTCGATGCAATGCGCGGACTGGCGCTGCTGGCGATGGCTTCCTATCATTTCAGTTGGGATCTGGAATTCTTTGGCTATCTGCCACCGGGCACGGCGGAAACCGGGGTTCTGAAGATCTATGCCCGTTGCATCGCCTCGACCTTTCTGTTCCTGGTCGGCATCGGCCTGGTGCTGGCGCATCGAAATGGCATCCGATGGAAGTCCTTTGGCAAGCGGCTGGCGCAGATCGGCGCTAGTGCCTTTGCCATATCCGTTGCCACCTATCTGGCCATGGGGGCGGGCTGGATCTTTTTCGGCATTCTCCACGCCATCGCGCTGATGAGCCTGTTTGGTCTGGCCTTCATTCGCCTGCCGGTGGTCGTCACGCTGGGCGCGGCAATTGCCACGCTGATCCTGCCGCTTTATGCGCGCTCAGCCGTATTCGACGCACCCTATTTCTGGTGGCTTGGCCTGTCCGAGACCATTCCGCGCTCAAATGACTATGTGCCGGTGTTTCCATGGTTTGCCGCGGTGTTGCTTGGCATTGCCAGCGCCCGCCTCGCCCTGCGGTTCAGCCTGTGGCAAAAGCTGGCAGCCTGGCCGTCCGGCCCGAAATTGCTCTCGCTTGCGGGCCGCCATAGCCTGGTCTTCTACCTGGTGCATCAACCGGTGCTGATCGCTCTCGTCTATCTGGCGACGCTGGTCGTCGCCCCGCCACCACCCGACAGGGCGGCGGCTTATGACCGCAGTTGCCAGCAATCCTGCACGGCAGGCAATAACGACGCCGGCTTTTGCCAACGGTTCTGCGGCTGCACTCTGGAGAAATTGCAGACCGGAAATATACTGGAACCGCTCCAGTCTGGGGCAATCATAGCGGCGCAAGATGAAAGGGTCCTGAAACTGGCGCGGGAATGCACGATCGCCAGCCAATAA
- a CDS encoding DUF599 domain-containing protein, which produces MTLLDWLALLLFFCGWFGLAFLTNGRLIKSRLSLSRIMAERRRAWIFNALKRDLRMIDTQILAGLQNGTAFFASTSIIAIGGCFAMLGATEKVDLVLRDLPLFGAGGRAAFELKVCGLIAIFGYSFFKFGWSYRLFNYCTILFGGLPMHAEVRQDPAAAEDAAETVIAMNVIAAQNFNSGLRAIFMSMGYLGWFLNAYMFMATTVLIFFVLVHRQFFSNARLAAMLKNPLSAPGQMTASLQTSPHHATDGDRSSGMS; this is translated from the coding sequence ATGACCCTTCTGGATTGGCTTGCTCTGCTGCTGTTTTTCTGCGGCTGGTTTGGTCTGGCTTTTTTAACCAACGGCCGTCTGATCAAATCCCGCCTCAGCCTCAGCCGGATCATGGCAGAGCGCCGCCGCGCCTGGATCTTCAATGCGCTGAAGCGCGACCTGCGGATGATCGACACGCAGATCCTCGCCGGTCTGCAAAACGGCACCGCCTTCTTTGCCTCGACCTCGATCATCGCCATTGGGGGCTGTTTCGCGATGCTGGGCGCCACAGAAAAGGTCGATCTGGTGCTTCGGGACCTTCCTTTATTCGGGGCGGGCGGGCGGGCCGCATTTGAATTGAAAGTCTGCGGGCTGATCGCGATTTTCGGCTATTCTTTCTTCAAATTCGGCTGGTCCTATCGCCTGTTCAACTATTGCACCATCCTGTTCGGCGGCCTCCCCATGCATGCGGAGGTTCGCCAGGATCCGGCCGCAGCCGAAGACGCGGCCGAAACCGTGATTGCCATGAATGTCATCGCCGCGCAGAATTTCAATTCAGGCCTGCGGGCGATCTTCATGTCGATGGGCTATCTCGGCTGGTTCCTGAACGCCTATATGTTCATGGCAACCACGGTGCTGATTTTCTTCGTGCTGGTGCATCGCCAGTTCTTCTCCAATGCCCGGCTGGCCGCCATGCTGAAAAATCCGCTCTCCGCGCCTGGACAGATGACAGCAAGCCTTCAAACCAGCCCCCATCACGCAACCGATGGCGACAGGTCATCTGGAATGTCGTAA
- a CDS encoding L-serine ammonia-lyase: MFLSVFDVFKIGIGPSSSHTMGPMSAAGRFLDLILSNDWPRPAGAEVAALKVSLHGSLAYTGVGHGTDRAVIIGLTGEMPDRVDPDRMAELVAEVQHSGKVCPAGHPAYQFNPATDLVLDKKTPLPGHANGMRFSAFDKQGRLLLTTVYYSIGGGFVVTDIELAAVQKTKKTETHAVKVPYPFASARQMLAMATSSGLTIAQMKRANEEVSLSRQALDEGLDRLWAAMSGCIDRGLRGEGELPGGLKVKRRARYIHDKLQEEWRSNRQNPLLANDWLSVYAMAVNEENAAGGRVVTAPTNGAAGVVPATIRYYLHFHPDADQEGIRDYLLTAAAIGGIIKHNASISGAEVGCQGEVGSAAAMAAAGLAAVMGGSPEQIENAAEIALEHHLGMTCDPVGGLVQVPCIERNALGAVKAVTAASLAIKGDGSHFVPLDACIETMRQTGNDMSEKYKETSLGGLAVNVVEC, translated from the coding sequence ATGTTTCTTTCCGTCTTCGACGTTTTCAAGATCGGCATCGGGCCATCCAGCTCGCACACGATGGGGCCGATGTCGGCAGCAGGCCGGTTTCTTGACCTGATCCTGTCCAATGACTGGCCGCGCCCGGCTGGCGCCGAGGTTGCGGCGCTGAAGGTCAGCCTGCACGGTTCTCTGGCCTATACGGGCGTCGGCCATGGCACCGACCGCGCCGTTATCATCGGCTTGACCGGCGAGATGCCCGACAGGGTCGATCCGGATCGGATGGCAGAACTTGTCGCCGAGGTGCAGCACAGCGGCAAGGTCTGTCCTGCGGGGCATCCGGCTTATCAGTTCAATCCGGCCACCGATCTGGTGTTGGACAAGAAGACGCCGCTGCCGGGCCACGCCAATGGCATGCGATTTTCCGCCTTTGACAAGCAGGGCCGTCTGCTGCTGACGACGGTTTATTATTCCATCGGTGGCGGTTTCGTGGTGACCGATATCGAGCTTGCCGCCGTGCAGAAGACAAAGAAGACGGAAACTCACGCCGTCAAAGTGCCTTATCCTTTCGCCTCCGCCCGGCAGATGCTGGCCATGGCAACGTCATCAGGGCTGACGATTGCCCAGATGAAGCGCGCCAATGAGGAAGTTTCCCTGAGCCGCCAGGCGCTGGATGAAGGCCTCGACCGGCTTTGGGCGGCGATGAGCGGCTGTATCGATCGCGGCCTGCGGGGCGAGGGCGAACTGCCCGGCGGCCTCAAGGTCAAGCGTCGCGCCCGTTACATTCATGACAAGCTCCAGGAGGAATGGCGCTCCAACCGGCAGAACCCGCTGCTCGCCAATGACTGGCTCTCGGTCTATGCCATGGCCGTCAACGAGGAAAATGCCGCTGGCGGCAGGGTGGTGACGGCGCCGACCAATGGTGCAGCAGGCGTCGTGCCTGCGACGATCCGTTATTACCTGCATTTTCACCCTGATGCCGATCAGGAAGGCATCCGCGATTATCTGCTGACGGCTGCGGCCATTGGTGGCATTATCAAGCACAATGCCTCGATTTCCGGCGCCGAAGTCGGTTGCCAGGGAGAGGTGGGTTCGGCAGCGGCCATGGCTGCGGCAGGGTTGGCGGCGGTAATGGGCGGTAGCCCGGAGCAGATCGAAAACGCCGCCGAGATCGCGCTGGAACACCATCTCGGCATGACCTGCGATCCGGTGGGCGGGCTGGTGCAGGTGCCCTGCATCGAGCGTAATGCGCTGGGTGCTGTCAAGGCGGTGACGGCGGCCTCGCTGGCCATCAAGGGCGATGGCAGCCATTTCGTGCCGCTCGACGCCTGTATCGAGACCATGCGCCAGACCGGCAACGACATGAGTGAGAAATATAAAGAGACCTCGCTCGGTGGCTTGGCCGTCAATGTGGTGGAATGTTAA
- a CDS encoding DUF1489 family protein — protein sequence MALNLIKLCVGADSIDDLKHWVAERALVAMSAGLPPQSSHVTRMMPKRVEELLDGGSLYWIIKGQVAARQPLLDIVSVTGADGINRCELVLGPEVIETTPAPRRPFQGWRYLEPKDAPRDLSAGGAGLDDMPDDLKRELAELGLL from the coding sequence ATGGCGCTCAATCTCATCAAACTCTGTGTCGGGGCCGATAGCATCGACGATCTCAAGCACTGGGTCGCGGAACGCGCCCTGGTGGCGATGTCGGCTGGTCTGCCGCCGCAAAGTTCGCATGTCACCCGGATGATGCCCAAACGGGTCGAGGAATTGCTGGATGGCGGTTCGCTCTACTGGATTATCAAGGGCCAGGTTGCGGCCCGCCAGCCTCTGCTGGACATTGTCAGCGTTACCGGCGCGGACGGGATCAACCGTTGCGAACTGGTGCTTGGCCCCGAAGTCATCGAAACCACGCCAGCGCCACGCCGCCCGTTTCAGGGCTGGCGTTATCTGGAGCCGAAAGACGCCCCGCGCGATCTTTCCGCCGGCGGTGCGGGCCTGGATGACATGCCCGACGACTTGAAGCGGGAACTGGCCGAACTCGGATTGTTATAG
- a CDS encoding chemotaxis protein CheW yields the protein MTTSHLVQAGSLEIIAFRLHAQEFCVKTTSIREIRGWATVTPLPHAPYEVLGVMNLRGTVIPIVDLAVKLGMANSEVNQRSAVVVADVNGVTVGLLVDGVSDILTIPADRLQPLPQAAGPSAAFSDGIIAQGESMICFLNLERMFGVDDADDWGMAV from the coding sequence ATGACCACATCGCATCTGGTGCAAGCGGGCTCTCTGGAGATCATCGCCTTCCGGCTTCATGCGCAGGAATTTTGCGTTAAAACCACTTCCATTCGTGAAATTCGCGGTTGGGCCACTGTCACCCCGCTCCCCCATGCGCCTTATGAAGTGCTGGGCGTGATGAACCTGCGCGGCACGGTCATCCCGATCGTGGATCTGGCCGTTAAGCTTGGTATGGCCAATTCCGAGGTCAACCAGCGCAGCGCCGTGGTCGTCGCTGATGTCAATGGCGTTACCGTCGGTCTGCTGGTGGATGGCGTTTCCGACATTCTCACCATCCCCGCCGATCGCTTGCAGCCCTTGCCACAGGCAGCAGGGCCAAGCGCCGCCTTTTCCGATGGCATCATTGCCCAGGGCGAAAGCATGATTTGCTTTCTCAACCTCGAGCGCATGTTCGGCGTCGATGACGCAGACGACTGGGGCATGGCGGTTTAA
- a CDS encoding methyl-accepting chemotaxis protein, whose protein sequence is MKNLPIIGKFLSIMALFGLFTLGIAAYSGANLKSIDTGYSGLLQQEATASLYLARANRSMQSARASLADIMLSRTDALNQSAAKEFETARGSFVTFMDIAAKALPANADIAALKADALKILDQSCGNAMQAGKAATSDDEVARSQSTFLKECQPEFAKISPRFTEVVTTISKASDAESKDLSDMTNSTVMTTVIGVLVGLVLVLTIGFFAIRAWMVVPIRELATKMGILSGGDLSAMVDGVDRRDEIGVMARAVQIFKDNGLAARELEKQAAAVRDMSEVERQRVAEADAKRSAEMAQATSGLAEGLKRLSAGDLTFQLTQKFATEFENLRTDFNSTVEQLRDTMSSVAISTSSIDSGSREVSQSANDLSKRTEQQAASLEETAAALDQITTNVSNSSKRAEEARAMAVQANQSARQSGEVVSNAVNAMQRIEQSSSQISNIIGVIDEIAFQTNLLALNAGVEAARAGEAGKGFAVVAQEVRELAQRSAQAAKEIKDLIRNSASEVENGVKLVTATGDVLKIIEGHVVAINGQLDAIAISAREQSVGLSEVNIAVNQMDQVTQQNAAMVEEATAASSSLANEAEKLRHLVSQFQIGSGSSGLVANAAPSGGRSAGPVPASAGQRPVASPARRMVGQVAKALGMNTAAKQESWEEF, encoded by the coding sequence ATGAAAAACCTACCAATCATCGGGAAATTTCTGTCGATCATGGCGCTGTTCGGGTTGTTTACTCTCGGCATTGCGGCCTATTCCGGAGCCAATCTGAAATCGATCGATACTGGCTATAGTGGCCTGCTGCAGCAGGAGGCCACCGCTTCGCTTTATCTGGCGCGCGCCAACCGGTCGATGCAGTCTGCACGGGCCTCTTTGGCAGATATCATGCTGTCGCGTACGGACGCACTCAATCAGTCTGCGGCAAAGGAATTCGAAACGGCTCGAGGTTCTTTCGTGACGTTCATGGATATAGCGGCAAAGGCTCTTCCTGCTAATGCCGACATCGCCGCGCTTAAAGCTGATGCTTTGAAAATTCTCGATCAGAGCTGTGGCAATGCCATGCAGGCGGGTAAAGCCGCGACCAGCGATGATGAAGTCGCAAGATCTCAGTCGACTTTTCTGAAGGAATGCCAGCCTGAGTTTGCAAAGATTTCGCCGCGCTTTACCGAAGTCGTTACGACAATTAGCAAGGCTTCCGATGCAGAAAGCAAAGACCTTTCCGATATGACCAATAGCACGGTGATGACGACTGTGATTGGCGTGCTGGTAGGCTTGGTTCTCGTTCTGACAATCGGCTTTTTCGCCATCCGCGCCTGGATGGTTGTGCCGATCCGCGAACTGGCCACCAAGATGGGCATTCTGTCCGGCGGCGATCTTTCGGCAATGGTTGATGGTGTCGATCGTCGCGATGAAATCGGTGTCATGGCGCGCGCTGTGCAGATCTTCAAGGATAACGGTCTTGCCGCCCGCGAGCTGGAAAAACAGGCCGCTGCGGTCCGCGACATGAGCGAAGTGGAACGCCAGCGCGTTGCCGAGGCCGATGCCAAGCGCTCCGCTGAAATGGCCCAGGCAACGTCTGGCCTGGCGGAAGGCTTGAAGCGGCTTTCGGCTGGAGATCTGACATTCCAGCTTACCCAGAAATTTGCCACGGAATTCGAAAACTTGCGTACCGACTTCAACAGCACGGTTGAGCAATTGCGTGACACGATGTCGTCCGTTGCCATCTCGACCAGCTCGATTGACAGCGGTTCGCGTGAAGTGAGCCAAAGCGCCAACGACCTGTCGAAACGTACCGAACAACAGGCAGCCTCGTTGGAAGAAACAGCCGCCGCATTGGATCAGATCACCACCAATGTCTCCAATTCCTCCAAGCGTGCGGAAGAGGCCCGGGCTATGGCCGTCCAGGCCAACCAGTCGGCCCGGCAGTCCGGCGAAGTGGTCTCGAATGCCGTCAACGCCATGCAGCGGATCGAGCAGTCGTCCAGCCAGATCTCCAACATTATCGGCGTGATCGATGAAATCGCCTTCCAGACCAATCTTCTGGCGCTGAATGCCGGTGTCGAAGCGGCGCGGGCAGGTGAGGCTGGTAAGGGCTTTGCGGTGGTCGCCCAGGAAGTGCGCGAACTTGCTCAGCGCTCTGCCCAGGCTGCCAAGGAAATCAAGGACCTGATCCGCAATTCTGCCAGCGAAGTTGAAAACGGCGTCAAGCTGGTGACCGCAACAGGTGATGTTCTGAAGATCATCGAAGGCCATGTCGTCGCCATCAATGGACAACTCGACGCCATCGCCATTTCGGCGCGCGAACAGTCCGTCGGGCTCTCCGAGGTGAATATCGCCGTCAACCAGATGGACCAGGTTACCCAGCAGAATGCCGCCATGGTGGAAGAAGCCACCGCCGCCAGCTCTTCGCTGGCCAATGAAGCGGAAAAGCTGCGCCATCTGGTCAGTCAGTTCCAGATTGGTTCCGGTTCGTCAGGCTTAGTGGCCAATGCCGCCCCGTCCGGAGGCCGGTCCGCTGGTCCTGTTCCAGCCAGCGCCGGGCAAAGGCCTGTCGCGTCACCCGCCCGCCGCATGGTCGGTCAGGTCGCCAAGGCACTCGGCATGAATACCGCAGCCAAGCAGGAAAGCTGGGAGGAGTTTTAA
- a CDS encoding competence/damage-inducible protein A, translating into MSDSTPVSPPQVVTAAMLAIGDELLSGRTKDKNIGHLADVLTLAGIDLKEVRIVADEEEAIVEALNALRSRYNHVFTSGGIGPTHDDITADAISKAFGLPCLHDEKAMALMAEMYARRGLEFTEARQRMARMPQGAEHIANPVSTAPGFRVENVYVMAGVPQVFQAMLENVVKTLPGGVRVLSRAIACPYGEGEIGTALAAVQKAHPQTSIGSYPRYDGAKGFHTELVVRARAEDVLNAAVLDVEEMIAAITGGKTVLEA; encoded by the coding sequence ATGTCCGATTCCACGCCCGTTTCCCCGCCTCAAGTCGTCACCGCCGCCATGCTTGCCATTGGCGATGAATTACTGTCTGGCCGCACCAAGGATAAGAATATCGGGCATCTGGCCGATGTGCTGACCCTGGCCGGTATCGACCTCAAGGAAGTGCGCATCGTGGCCGATGAGGAAGAGGCAATCGTCGAGGCGCTGAATGCGCTACGCAGCCGCTATAACCATGTGTTCACCTCCGGTGGCATTGGCCCGACCCATGACGACATTACCGCCGATGCCATCTCGAAGGCTTTCGGCCTGCCTTGCCTGCATGACGAAAAGGCCATGGCGCTGATGGCGGAAATGTATGCCCGCCGAGGCCTGGAATTTACCGAGGCGCGCCAACGGATGGCTCGCATGCCGCAAGGCGCGGAGCATATTGCCAATCCGGTTTCCACCGCGCCGGGGTTCCGGGTGGAGAATGTCTATGTCATGGCAGGTGTCCCGCAGGTTTTTCAGGCGATGCTGGAAAACGTCGTCAAGACCCTGCCCGGTGGCGTCCGTGTTCTGTCGCGGGCCATTGCCTGCCCCTATGGCGAGGGCGAGATCGGCACGGCGCTGGCCGCCGTTCAGAAGGCGCATCCTCAGACCAGTATCGGTTCTTATCCACGCTATGACGGCGCCAAAGGCTTCCACACGGAACTCGTGGTGCGGGCGAGGGCCGAAGATGTGCTGAATGCCGCTGTGCTCGATGTCGAGGAGATGATTGCGGCAATTACCGGCGGTAAAACCGTGCTGGAGGCCTGA